One stretch of Plasmodium vivax chromosome 8, whole genome shotgun sequence DNA includes these proteins:
- a CDS encoding hypothetical protein, conserved (encoded by transcript PVX_094585A): protein MPLQMYLDGVAQKLKGYLLVIVKNGNYYSLLLCRSLKGFISKRDDNCSGFVRPVEKRDLSEPLSSPRGGGSADIARDDEAGAAITTLTAHIAISPEDNLKHTHTAEKPPIELHSPICFDEEAHGDNSMLEEGTPEETEEANPVRETSPNGDLEEHSSSDDIRLVIDLLNRVNSPEGEEEDVLNLHGEDLTNRCPIDGYEDMSIGGTTIGGVTIGGTTTGNTPDDEVTPHGEDQSGGAEEMFLGEQVEETERETNGQHNVNGHICADEEEINRPGEDNPADVPLTSEEKQPPLVGSIEEDQKLFADEVVTTVTKKTHDEENKEESYTDTHGQTAHTLIEGKELCREGQQKDGGAEEASSYEREADISLRSDSHPVKEKDTTEGCEREVEAAAKKGSDNRDDQQSPNTPQGNPPSDKHIREEIAEGRSEVPLNGGEIKGIVKNEGQKSEGPSGELSKEELNDKLITMFLNELLTRKYKDILMEEEKEALKRGLTVKYNDTYLKEKKKMQKKLQKCMRRKLKEAEMLLKKSYESEKEIFACLMRNQKREEVKMERTKIEDELNRVRKNYLSKINSYACDVDAMRGSHFREKVKMEKLETINDIQNKLIHLQNCIIQDLAIESILTDVKRHFKKDPFLDSVFATLPDNFFSHTFKPTSNNIEKMKKEFYILYREGVKEAFIQHGENYFLKKIISRVASFFYLNCEPKMGILFHRSLTDDSSLKCNLVHLSYALSSVQQNQFVDALRYIDELTGSCKTTFSPFSEHVRNVVLFRYYLRLAVSRLMLAGKALRLAE from the coding sequence atgccaCTTCAAATGTACTTGGATGGAGTGGCTCAGAAGCTTAAGGGGTACCTACTCgtgattgtaaaaaatggaaattattATTCGCTTCTCTTGTGCCGCTCGTTAAAAGGGTTTATCTCGAAGCGTGATGATAATTGCAGCGGTTTTGTCCGTCCGGTTGAGAAGCGGGATTTGTCCGAGCCGCTTTCTTCGCCGAGGGGCGGGGGCAGCGCAGATATTGCTCGTGATGACGAAGCAGGTGCAGCCATCACCACTCTCACCGCTCACATCGCAATCTCCCCCGAAGATAATTTGAAGCACACCCACACTGCGGAGAAACCCCCCATTGAACTGCATTCACCTATATGCTTTGATGAGGAGGCGCATGGGGATAATAGCATGCTGGAAGAGGGAACGCCGGAGGAGACAGAAGAGGCGAATCCAGTTAGAGAGACTTCCCCTAATGGAGACTTAGAGGAGCACTCCTCAAGTGATGACATAAGACTTGTCATCGATCTGCTCAACAGGGTAAACTCccccgagggggaagaagaagatgtgCTCAATTTGCATGGTGAGGATCTGACCAACCGCTGCCCCATCGATGGGTACGAAGATATGAGCATTGGGGGAACGACCATTGGGGGAGTCACCATCGGGGGAACCACCACTGGGAATACGCCAGATGATGAAGTGACTCCTCATGGAGAAGACCAAAGCGGTGGCGCAGAAGAGATGTTTCTAGGTGAACAAGTGGAAGAAACGGAGAGGGAGACAAATGGGCAGCACAATGTGAATGGACATATTTGTGCagatgaggaagaaatcAATAGACCGGGAGAGGATAACCCTGCTGATGTGCCGCTAACTAGCGAAGAGAAGCAACCCCCCCTGGTCGGTAGCATCGAAGAGGACCAAAAACTATTCGCAGATGAAGTAGTCACTACTGTCACGAAAAAGACCCACGATGAGGAGAACAAAGAGGAAAGCTACACTGATACGCATGGACAAACCGCTCACACCTTAATAGAGGGGAAGGAACTATGCAGAGAAGGGCAGCAAAAGGATGGAGGCGCAGAGGAAGCAAGTTCGTACGAGAGAGAGGCGGACATTTCACTCCGAAGTGATTCCCACCCCGTCAAGGAAAAAGACACAACTGAGGGATGCGAACGGGAGGTAGAGGCagcggcaaaaaaggggagtgaTAACCGTGACGATCAGCAGAGTCCTAACACACCACAGGGGAACCCTCCAAGTGACAAACACATCAGAGAAGAAATAGCAGAGGGGCGATCGGAAGTCCCACTGAACGGTGGGGAGATAAAaggaattgtaaaaaatgaaggccaAAAAAGTGAAGGCCCATCTGGAGAGCTCTCCAAAGAAGAGCTAAACGATAAACTCATCACCATGTTCCTAAACGAGTTGTTAACAAGGAAGTACAAAGACATTTTgatggaggaggaaaaggaagctcTGAAGAGGGGCCTAACGGTTAAGTACAACGATACAtatttgaaggaaaaaaaaaaaatgcaaaaaaaattacaaaaatgcatGAGGAGGAAACTAAAGGAGGCAGAAATGCTGCTAAAGAAGAGCTAcgaaagtgaaaaggaaatctTCGCATGTCTAATGAGAaatcaaaaaagggaagaagtaaaaatggaaagaactAAGATAGAAGATGAATTAAACAGGGTAAGGAAAAACTACctgagcaaaataaattcctATGCATGTGACGTTGATGCTATGAGGGGCAGCCACTTTAGGGAGAaggtcaaaatggagaaactAGAGACCATAAATGATATACAGAATAAGCTCATCCACCTGCAGAACTGCATTATCCAAGATTTAGCCATTGAATCCATTTTGACAGATGTGAAGAGGCACTTTAAGAAGGATCCTTTCCTAGACTCGGTATTCGCTACCTTGccggataattttttttcccatacgTTCAAACCGACTTCGAATaacatagaaaaaatgaaaaaagaattttacattttgtacAGAGAAGGGGTGAAAGAAGCTTTCATACAACATGGCGAgaattactttttaaaaaaaatcataagtagggttgcttcctttttttacctaaATTGTGAACCTAAAATGGGCATCCTTTTTCACCGGTCATTGACGGATGATTCTTCTTTAAAGTGTAACTTGGTACATTTGTCCTACGCCTTAAGTAGCGTGCAACAGAACCAGTTCGTCGATGCTCTGCGCTATATTGATGAGCTCACCGGCAGCTGCAAAACGACCTTTTCGCCCTTCAGCGAGCACGTCCGAAATGTGGTTCTCTTCAGATACTACTTGCGGCTTGCTGTGTCCAGGCTGATGCTGGCCGGCAAGGCTTTGCGCCTGGCGGAGTAG
- a CDS encoding eukaryotic translation initiation factor 3 subunit 7, putative (encoded by transcript PVX_094590A) — protein MSAFKLIGVANNRTWGPDSKNEELVNQCMGELKKYQFEPSMKFEKIGKICDFTSSSYQKNVKDANKNSNEGNAFEDELQFQTVDLRAGQKQKGPMYGKKKIMNKQTTQAFAQKQEEENNLYSSRIKTAEQKKQKLLQQAKTARMNARHRIFTEWSIEPTPVWTVECEVMFNELPKKLIKMENFQMQDIYFRGRLLYYDKKFENINVKSPPGLVNQSKDSINLVCKTMDDQSLMEILLDEDKKSKAAAAVAEDGVNSSNIIVVSTDQILSCLMSAAQSKYSWHLLITKEGNKIIIDKDEDSIVDLLTVNENSIDAPTQDNENKINSLQALGFEAIKINQRFRKQVLLKNEQAEQFDNASFTAKNCKNFDVLYRYRKILVPPIVNGSSKKKCTLITRGEIHSKLKGTANSYVYICALNEYDIKSHKNWRSQIENQKGALLANEIRNNTSKLQKFICQALISGCEDIKLGFISRKNANDAENHHILSIQSHKTKDLSTQIGLKYENIWGILRYIVDIISEKPDGKYVILKDPLKALLRLYCTHDDENN, from the coding sequence ATGTCCGCCTTTAAACTAATCGGAGTGGCGAACAACAGGACGTGGGGTCCTGACTCGAAGAACGAGGAGCTGGTGAACCAGTGCATGGGGGAGTTGAAGAAGTACCAGTTTGAGCCGTCGATGAAATtcgaaaaaataggaaaaatcTGCGACTTCACGAGCAGCAGCTATCAGAAGAACGTAAAGGATGCGAACAAGAATTCGAACGAAGGAAATGCATTTGAGGACGAGCTGCAGTTCCAAACAGTTGATTTACGAGCAGGacaaaagcaaaagggaCCCATGTAcggcaagaaaaaaattatgaacaagcAAACCACACAAGCATTTGCACAAAaacaggaagaagaaaataaccTCTACAGTAGCAGAATCAAAACAGCtgagcagaagaagcaaaaattaCTGCAGCAAGCGAAAACAGCTCGAATGAATGCAAGGCATAGGATTTTCACCGAGTGGAGTATCGAGCCCACCCCGGTATGGACAGTCGAATGCGAAGTTATGTTTAACGAATTGCCAAAGAAgctaataaaaatggaaaacttcCAAATGCAAGATATTTACTTCAGAGGCAGATTATTATACTacgataaaaaatttgaaaatattaatgtgAAGAGCCCCCCAGGACTGGTCAACCAAAGTAAGGACAGCATCAACTTGGTGTGCAAGACTATGGACGATCAGTCCTTGATGGAGATTCTCCTGGACGAGGACAAAAAGAGCAAAGCAGCCGCAGCGGTAGCGGAAGATGGAGTGAATAGCAGCAACATAATTGTCGTTTCGACCGACCAGATACTCTCCTGCCTCATGTCAGCAGCGCAGTCCAAGTACTCATGGCATTTGTTAATAACCAaagaggggaacaaaattattatagaCAAGGATGAAGACTCCATTGTAGATTTACTAACCGTTAATGAAAACTCGATCGACGCTCCTACACaggataatgaaaataaaatcaataGTTTGCAAGCTCTCGGATTTGAAGccataaaaattaatcagCGATTTAGGAAACAAGTGCttctaaaaaatgaacaggcGGAGCAGTTTGATAATGCCTCCTTTACTgccaaaaattgcaaaaattttgatgtCCTTTATAGGTATAGAAAAATTCTTGTCCCCCCTATAGTAAATGGatcttctaaaaaaaaatgcaccctCATCACCAGGGGGGAGATCCATTCCAAACTGAAAGGAACGGCTAACTCGTATGTCTACATCTGTGCTCTTAACGAATATGATATTAAGAGCCATAAAAACTGGAGGTCCCAAATTGAAAACCAAAAGGGGGCTCTTCTCGCCAATGAAATTAGGAACAATACTTCCAAATTGCAAAAGTTTATATGCCAAGCTTTGATTAGCGGTTGCGAAGACATCAAGTTAGGATTCATTTCGAGGAAGAATGCCAATGATGCGGAGAACCACCACATCCTCTCCATTCAGTCCCACAAGACCAAAGATCTGTCAACGCAGATTGGCttgaaatatgaaaatatctGGGGCATCCTTAGATACATCGTTGACATCATTTCGGAGAAGCCCGATGGAAAGTACGTCATTTTGAAGGACCCCCTCAAGGCCCTCCTGCGACTCTACTGCACGCACGACGATGAAAATAACTAG
- a CDS encoding hypothetical protein, conserved (encoded by transcript PVX_094595A) has translation MKNGIISNQSKNENKQTPLKQDTIAHLKLPDKGAYFNNFIIEKFDNINDISLYLRESNNVADGAQQVGGDDVFVVDLIGAVEGGALKNGDLRSSHGRSSSARSSRNGGTPPLRSARNKSGSHDSSNHVSSNHVSSNHVSSNHITSNHISSNRAGGYRSSNNRSLSDRSPSSQSMSNLFPGDRPSGDHPPSELPLEVLTSSNQNGSLSSSYKRRKSEGEGGSPRKPNREAKKFLTNKHHEVGIKAERKRRSKSDINQGDRKKKKKSNEKREFRNAKQGLGIRNNMINKNSSKRRSKLQKGYSVRKKRHLRRGQLSSTSSSNDGEFSANKYILDKIFLSLKKKGSSMEQLNNSFYIEYDESADLDVGGEADTDLELAEGGALGGFSAAASAGVSAAASAGISAGLSAGFSTNVKFSAPGRAARGTVRGAPHGGPSPYADNALEEHYPPEPPKNSLLKKNNYHTHRNTNKAHRTRNANHLYKHLDSKYKEHHPGDLKNGKIFPSPKSGSNNVEYDCIGFVCDEEYMCKNLHFDENHVESPDRIKCIIKALKEKNVINKMVQIKCREALYEEIKECHTSSHINNIFYSLKRKLKYKKKDVIYPFDKHDTYYTSYTGTVSKRAVGGLLNLCDAILSNKNEKFKYIDFKKSFRYNYNFFKNIPPNSVRSFLGNRINHNTHLKRSKSESNLYVMSRFESPDIGSGAVGAVGGGSSGVGVLSSLSSFSGSSKNKQPSNNTAKRGTHKPVSTSNYCYSGNQAPSEPHPSEAPPGEDHSSEVLSTLAERNKEEIAPHTGEASSPQEGANLTEKATPPEKSEAGTELANVIEARPPTSSSTNNPASNPTNAPTSNPPNREEVPIFNKPFRSYSTSMCSVKECSTSSNSFTDINCGFAAIRPPGHHCSRNSPSGFCIFNNISVACKYIFKKYGIRKIFIFDWDVHHDNGTQEIFYSDKDVLCFSIHRFDKKKDDGKKKKGEGAANKGASTATGGGATNGEKGKKKDGSDDSGKNSKGRKGENNKGSSKTFKAYTKGASILGPALSTTEGALSTTVDTKKTAAISSDSSNRTASNATHSDDTKKKKKKKRKKKRTKEKKKLKSYEENLFYPRTGAKSELGSKSGYKFNINVPLEKGYNNCDVYYVFKYLLLPVLENFQPEFIFISCGFDASINDPLGECNLTHNFYQWMTLQLKNFANIFCKGRIILVLEGGYNLNYLPKCTLACIKALIKKNKNRKKEYPLMQDWQCTGKLPTEGGMPTKEGGLSMGTSPNGVPSMKEALPKGNHISEPNGLLNKEELTPSNDSAFRKMQNWRQVKHGSLINSNHKDNDHVNFYKFKCYSDYYKTSNKHLKHLAGKTYTSNMTSKKKELITTGKLHYSTYKVIKYFLCILKGDPFHLNIKLPPYNSFLKKKGLENKKLSLERKISIFKKVDTRADHLRRDGGSYYPHYGEGPYQNDLHRGGNAGSPGDAPYDEDDGGIMNCHVKEKIEQLNRYNQTYKKQYSLSSTTISNLSHSDLYISNDELDYNSSSSDSSRSSKRKVILLNKLKLKISKHGNVSSAPAASRPMPKMEKRRKRQKQKRKQKQKQKQKHKQLQQQRKTFSIFSGNNQEFKGIEIWDLTKIPEEDDIIHVSDHNSSEGAGRAATTCGKGGGTTPNLSLTQCPPLQSDHQDAHLGFDLTNLKYCQDQLQNSFTMYTQRKKGFIFFYGSGHRNQWILPAHKKITRIIKLCSDLEAYFYAWLYLCCGKEMCISGTMDDYASILEDEVTVEGVSLSVDLSEEQKRQAKEFLKFTVPCYYSFLKRKQLLQLGYQEGAPQGVEVVHMKERLKDSSPKDETEGNHNWKEQTIDDGLHEKEKGKSNHDDSSKENSKKSEVTLNFGEHCTSQNVDRKSEGSNFLYEQNEEEKKNAMEQKRSDSVNDNPSNTKQTDESLLKNEKNKTAICLANVLSTMRHPCVMDVKMGVRLYGDDCDADSIQKKIQKAKSRSCLSHGFHLTSVIGWDKKKEEPFFISKEDAHSIKNDDAFVDAFMSFFLACDNVHLSKLLLKKLLLILEHMKAFFESQQLFAFYGTSLLFVFDSDPSKDKGDDGGSADVAANPTGDVTANPTDDVTKLTALNSASLAVDPDEERSNEREKEDHEDIFNFREKMQSIFEESLTPEERDTYMQTKLNCKILKSANVYIIDFAHASLNRNQIDEGFLLGITSLHRIMKKTIEKIQTLYLP, from the coding sequence ATGAAAAACGGGATCATAAGTAAtcaaagtaaaaatgaaaacaagcAGACACCATTAAAGCAAGACACTATAGCACATTTGAAACTTCCGGACAAGGGGGCCTACTTTAATAACTTCATCATAGAAAAATTCGATAACATAAATGACATTAGTTTATATTTGAGGGAGTCCAATAACGTGGCTGACGGTGCACAGCAGGTGGGGGGGGACGATGTGTTTGTGGTCGACCTCATCGGAGCCGTCGAGGGGGGCGCGCTTAAAAATGGCGATTTGAGAAGTTCCCATGGGAGAAGTAGCAGTGCCCGGAGCAGCAGAAAtgggggcaccccccccttgAGGAGTGCCAGAAATAAGAGCGGTAGCCACGATAGCAGTAATCACGTTAGCAGTAATCACGTCAGTAGCAACCACGTCAGTAGCAACCACATCACGAGCAACCACATTAGCAGCAATCGCGCGGGGGGCTACCGCTCCAGCAATAATCGCTCCCTCAGTGACCGCTCCCCGAGTAGCCAGTCTATGAGTAACCTCTTCCCAGGGGATCGCCCCTCGGGTGACCATCCCCCCAGTGAGCTCCCCCTCGAGGTCCTCACAAGCAGTAACCAAAACGGCAGCCTGAGCAGCAGCTATAAGAGGAGGAAGTCCGAAGGAGAGGGTGGAAGCCCGCGCAAGCCAAACCGCGAGGCGAAAAAATTTTTGACCAACAAACACCACGAAGTGGGGATAAAAGcggagaggaagaggagaagcaaaagtGATATCAATCAAGgggataggaaaaaaaaaaaaaagtcgaatgaaaaaagggaatttaGAAACGCCAAGCAAGGGCTAGGCATAAGGAATAATATGATCAATAAGAATTCCTCAAAACGGAGGAGTAAACTGCAAAAGGGTTATTCAGTTAGGAAGAAAAGGCACCTTAGGAGGGGGCAGTTATCATCCACGAGCAGCAGCAACGATGGGGAATTCAGCGCAAACAAGTATATCCTGGACAAAATATTTCTGTCCCTGAAAAAGAAGGGCAGTTCGATGGAGCAACTGAACAACAGTTTTTATATTGAGTATGACGAGAGTGCCGATTTAGACgtcgggggggaggcggacaCGGATTTGGAGCTAGCCGAGGGGGGGGCACTGGGTGGCTTCTCCGCCGCCGCATCGGCTGGCGTATCTGCTGCTGCATCTGCTGGGATATCTGCTGGTTTATCCGCTGGCTTCTCTACCAACGTTAAGTTCTCCGCTCCGGGCCGTGCTGCGCGAGGGACCGTGCGAGGAGCCCCCCATGGAGGCCCCAGTCCCTACGCAGACAACGCTCTGGAGGAGCACTACCCGCCCGAGCCTCCCAAAAATTcgcttctcaaaaaaaacaattaccACACACACCGCAACACAAACAAGGCGCACAGAACGAGGAATGCTAACCATTTGTATAAACACCTAGACAGTAAATATAAGGAGCACCACCCGGGTGAtctaaaaaatgggaaaatcttcccctcccccaagAGCGGCAGTAACAATGTAGAATATGACTGCATAGGTTTCGTATGTGATGAAGAGTACATGTGTAAGAACCTCCACTTTGATGAAAATCACGTCGAAAGCCCTGACAGAATAAAATGCATTATAAAAGcgttgaaagaaaaaaacgtaataaataaaatggttcaaataaaatgtagGGAGGCTttatatgaagaaattaaagaGTGCCATACGAGTAgtcatattaataatatcttTTACTCCCTaaagaggaaattaaaatataagaagAAGGATGTTATATATCCCTTTGATAAGCACGACACTTACTATACGTCCTACACGGGGACTGTTTCGAAGAGGGCCGTTGGGGGACTGCTAAATCTATGTGATGCCATTTTGTCCAATAAGAATGAAAAGTTTAAGTACATCGATTTTAAGAAATCCTTTCGGTACaattataactttttcaAGAACATTCCGCCCAACAGTGTTAGAAGCTTTCTGGGGAACAGAATTAACCACAACACTCATTTGAAGCGCTCCAAGTCGGAGAGCAACCTGTACGTGATGAGTCGATTCGAGTCGCCCGACATCGGTAGTGGCGCAGTTGGCGCAGTTGGCGGTGGTAGCAGCGGGGTAGGCGTCCTCAGCAGCCTTAGCAGCTTTAGCGGTAGTTCGAAAAATAAGCAACCCTCCAATAACACTGCCAAACGGGGTACTCACAAACCCGTCAGTACGTCCAACTACTGCTACAGCGGAAACCAGGCACCTAGTGAGCCCCACCCCAGTGAGGCACCCCCTGGGGAGGACCACTCGAGTGAGGTCCTTTCCACCCTCGCAGAACGTAACAAAGAGGAGATTGCCCCCCACACTGGTGAGGCCAGCTCCCCCCAGGAAGGTGCCAACTTGACTGAAAAAGCCACCCCACCGGAGAAATCAGAGGCAGGCACCGAATTAGCGAACGTGATTGAAGCGAGGCCCCCCACGAGTAGCTCCACGAATAACCCCGCGAGTAATCCTACGAATGCCCCCACGAGTAACCCCCCCAATAGGGAAGAAGTGCCCATTTTCAACAAACCGTTTAGGAGCTACTCAACCTCCATGTGCAGCGTCAAGGAGTGCAGCACCAGTAGCAACTCCTTCACTGACATCAACTGCGGATTTGCGGCCATCAGACCGCCCGGTCACCACTGCAGTAGGAACAGCCCCTCCGGCTTCTGCATATTCAACAATATTAGTGTGGCTTgcaaatacatttttaaaaaatatggtatAAGGAAAATCTTCATTTTCGATTGGGATGTGCACCATGATAACGGGACGCAAGAAATATTCTACAGCGATAAGGACGTCCTATGTTTTTCCATTCACAGATTTGATAAGAAGAAGGATgatgggaagaagaagaaaggggAGGGAGCTGCCAACAAAGGCGCTAGCACCGCTAccggggggggagccacaaacggcgaaaaggggaagaagaaagacgGTTCTGATGATAGCGGGAAGAATAGCAAAGGAAGGAAGGGAGAAAACAACAAAGGTTCGAGTAAAACGTTTAAGGCATACACGAAGGGAGCGTCCATATTGGGTCCCGCCTTGAGCACCACAGAGGGTGCCCTATCAACCACGGTCGACACGAAAAAGACAGCTGCCATTTCGAGTGACTCTTCCAACAGAACTGCAAGTAATGCCACACATAGTGATGAtacgaaaaagaagaaaaaaaaaaagaggaaaaaaaaaagaaccaaagaaaaaaagaaactcaaGTCgtatgaagaaaatttattttatcctcGCACAGGAGCGAAAAGCGAATTGGGAAGTAAAAGCGGTTACAAATTTAACATCAATGTGCCCCTCGAAAAAGGGTACAATAATTGTGACGTTTACTACGTATTTAAGTATCTACTCCTTCCTGTACTGGAAAATTTTCAACcggaatttattttcatatcaTGTGGGTTTGATGCTTCTATTAATGACCCCCTGGGGGAGTGTAATCTCACACACAATTTTTACCAGTGGATGACTTtgcagttaaaaaatttcgccAACATTTTCTGCAAAGGGAGAATTATCCTCGTGTTAGAAGGGGGGTACAATTTGAATTACCTTCCCAAGTGTACCCTAGCGTGTATCAAGGCGTTAAtcaaaaagaacaaaaatagaAAGAAGGAGTACCCCCTCATGCAAGATTGGCAGTGCACTGGGAAGCTACCCACTGAGGGGGGAATGCCCACAAAGGAGGGCGGATTATCGATGGGTACCTCCCCTAATGGAGTTCCCTCAATGAAGGAAGCCCTCCCGAAGGGGAATCACATCAGTGAACCGAACGGGTTACTAAACAAAGAGGAGTTAACCCCCTCGAATGATTCCGCTTTTAGGAAGATGCAAAATTGGAGACAAGTTAAGCATGGAAGTCTCATCAATAGTAATCACAAAGATAATGAtcatgttaatttttacaaattcaaATGCTATTCAGATTATTACAAAACGTCAAACAAGCATTTGAAACACTTGGCTGGGAAGACATACACTAGTAACATGACGTccaagaagaaggagctcATCACGACGGGAAAGCTACACTACTCCACATACAAAGTGATAAAATACTTTCTGTGCATCCTCAAAGGGGATCCTTTCCACCTGAATATTAAACTACCAccatataattcttttttaaaaaaaaaaggattagaaaataaaaaattaagtctTGAAAGGAAAATTAGTATATTCAAGAAGGTGGACACTCGAGCTGATCATCTTCGCCGTGATGGAGGTAGTTATTACCCCCATTATGGAGAGGGTCCTTATCAGAATGATCTCCATAGAGGTGGTAATGCTGGCAGCCCTGGTGACGCCCCCTATGATGAAGACGACGGTGGAATTATGAATTGCCatgtgaaggagaaaatagaGCAATTAAACAGGTACAACCAGACGTACAAGAAGCAGTACTCTCTGTCGTCCACCACCATTTCGAACCTGTCGCACAGCGATTTGTACATTTCGAACGACGAACTTGACTACAACAGCTCCAGCTCAGAcagcagcaggagcagcAAAAGGAAGGTTATCCTGCTGAATAAGCTGAAACTGAAGATAAGTAAACACGGCAATGTGAGCAGTGCCCCCGCCGCGTCGCGTCCCATGCCCAAGATggaaaagaggaggaagcgccagaagcagaagcggaagcaaaagcagaagcagaagcagaaacATAAGCAACTGCAACAGCAGAGGAAGacgttttccatttttagcGGCAACAACCAGGAGTTCAAGGGAATAGAAATATGGGACCTCACCAAAATCCCCGAGGAGGATGACATAATACATGTCAGCGATCACAATAGCAGTGAAGGGGCTGGCCGGGCAGCTACCACCTGTGGAAAGGGAGGGGGAACAACCCCCAATTTGAGTCTCACCCAGTGCCCTCCCCTCCAGAGTGACCACCAAGATGCCCACCTTGGCTTCGACCTAACGAACTTGAAGTACTGCCAAGACCAGCTGCAGAACTCCTTCACCATGTACACCCAGCGGAAGAAAGGATTCATATTCTTCTACGGCAGTGGACACAGAAACCAGTGGATACTACCTGCACATAAGAAAATTACACGCATAATTAAGCTTTGCTCCGATTTAGAAGCCTACTTCTACGCTTGGTTGTATCTATGCTGTGGGAAAGAAATGTGCATTTCGGGCACGATGGACGATTATGCCTCCATCCTCGAAGATGAAGTGACCGTGGAGGGGGTCTCCCTGAGCGTTGACCTATCCGAAGAGCAGAAAAGGCAAGCCAAGGAGTTCTTGAAGTTTACCGTCCCGTGCTactattcctttttaaagagAAAGCAGTTGCTCCAGCTGGGTTACCAGGAAGGGGCTCCCCAAGGGGTTGAAGTGGTGCACATGAAGGAACGTCTCAAAGATAGCAGCCCCAAGGATGAAACGGAAGGCAACCACAATTGGAAGGAGCAAACCATCGATGATGGATTAcacgaaaaagagaaaggcAAAAGCAACCATGATGATAGCTCGAAGGAAAACTCGAAAAAGAGCGAAGTGACGCTAAATTTTGGTGAACACTGTACAAGCCAAAATGTCGATCGTAAAAGCGAAGGTAGTAACTTCCTATATGAGcagaatgaagaagaaaaaaaaaatgcgatgGAGCAGAAACGAAGTGACAGTGTGAACGACAATCCAAGCAACACAAAACAGACTGATGAatcacttttaaaaaatgaaaaaaataaaactgccATTTGTTTAGCCAATGTGTTAAGTACAATGAGACACCCCTGCGTAATGgatgtaaaaatgggggtcCGCTTATATGGTGATGACTGTGATGCGGATTctatacagaaaaaaattcaaaaggCAAAGAGCAGATCCTGCCTGTCCCACGGATTCCACCTAACAAGCGTTATAGGttgggacaaaaaaaaagaagaaccCTTTTTCATATCAAAGGAGGATGCCCATTCGATAAAAAACGATGATGCTTTTGTGGATGCCTTTATGTCCTTCTTCTTAGCATGTGACAATGTACATCTGTCTAAGCTGTTGTTGAAGAAGCTGCTCCTCATTCTAGAACATATGAAGGCTTTCTTTGAATCGCAGCAGCTATTTGCCTTCTACGGGACTAGCTTGTTATTCGTTTTTGACTCGGACCCCTCCAAGGATAAGGGCGATGACGGGGGGAGTGCCGACGTGGCAGCAAATCCAACTGGCGACGTGACAGCAAACCCAACTGACGACGTGACAAAACTAACTGCTCTGAACAGCGCCAGCCTCGCAGTCGACCCAGATGAAGAAAGAAGCAACGAACGGGAAAAGGAAGACCACGAAGATATTTTCAACtttagggaaaaaatgcagagcATTTTTGAAGAATCTCTAACGCCGGAAGAAAGGGACACATACATGCAGACAAAACTGAactgcaaaattttaaaaagcgcCAACGTATACATAATCGATTTTGCACATGCTAGTTTGAATAGAAATCAAATAGACGAGGGGTTCCTGCTTGGAATAACATCTCTTCATcgtattatgaaaaaaacgaTTGAAAAGATCCAGACCCTTTATCTTCCCTAG